One Cryptomeria japonica chromosome 9, Sugi_1.0, whole genome shotgun sequence genomic window carries:
- the LOC131046973 gene encoding disease resistance response protein 206-like, with amino-acid sequence MPFEYSGRTIFSLCYMWLLLSSIMLRNVDGHGRKKQLPKPCTNFVLYFHDILYNGKNAQNATSALVAAPQWGNLTSFGDLFRFGYLAVFDDPITLDNNLHSSPVGRAQGFYFYDMKNTFSAWLGFTFVLNSEDYKGTITFNGADPTLVKYRDISVVGGTGDFLMARGIATVSTDAYEGDVYFRLRVNITLYECYS; translated from the coding sequence ATGCCTTTTGAGTATTCTGGTAGAACAATATTTAGTTTGTGCTATATGTGGCTTCTGCTCTCTTCCATAATGCTCAGAAATGTGGATGGGCATGGACGGAAGAAGCAACTTCCAAAGCCATGTACTAATTTTGTGTTGTACTTTCATGATATACTTTACAATGGAAAAAATGCCCAGAATGCAACTTCTGCCCTGGTTGCAGCCCCTCAGTGGGGCAATCTCACTTCTTTCGGTGATCTTTTCCGGTTTGGATATTTGGCTGTGTTTGACGATCCTATTACTCTTGACAATAATCTTCACTCTTCTCCTGTGGGAAGAGCTCAGGGCTTTTATTTCTATGACATGAAGAATACATTCAGTGCCTGGCTTGGTTTCACGTTTGTGCTGAACTCAGAAGATTACAAGGGCACCATCACCTTCAACGGCGCCGACCCAACTCTGGTTAAGTACAGAGATATATCTGTAGTGGGTGGAACGGGTGATTTCTTAATGGCCAGAGGAATTGCCACCGTTTCTACCGATGCATACGAGGGAGACGTTTATTTCCGCCTCAGGGTAAACATCACACTTTACGAGTGTTACTCGTAA